From the Oceanispirochaeta sp. genome, the window CCATCGTTGATGGATATGTATGTTGAGCGTATTGTGGATCGGGATTGCTTCCCCCTGCCGTCAAGGTATTATCGATACCCCAGACATCTCCATCCCATGGGTGAATATAACAGTAGAAATTCACTGAACCGGCTTTTGTATACAAAGGCCTTGTTTCAGAATTAGAAGTGTGAAATCCATCCCGTTCATAAAATCCATTCGCATCTGCTGTTCCTGCTCCAGTGACCTGTATCCCGAATTTTACAGTCGGTGCATAATTCCCTTCCCCTGTGAGGGGCAGGACAAAGGGATCAGTAATACCATCTACCAGTACACTAACCGTTGTTTCAAGATCGCCTGATGCCTGAGGGCTGAAGGTCAGCACGACCTCTACCGGAGGCATTGTACTGTTTATTCAATGGTTGCACTGATCATAACAGCTGCTCCAGTAGTCATCCCAGAAGATGAACCCTCCGCCAGCTTGTTATTTTTGATTCAATTTTTGAAAAAGTTTTGATTCCCTGAGGTCAAAGGGAGTCCCATCGGGTCGAAGAATATCATGAAACCAGACAGCCGGCTCTTCCGTGAAGGGATTCTGCCAGGAATCCCAGGGATATATGGTTTGGGATCTGCCGGACACCAGCCCCCAGTGAATGGCTCCGATATGGTTCTTCTGGAAGTAGGGTGCAATGTCTATGAGGGTGGAGCCGATGGTTCTGGCCATATATTCTGTGCAGATAAGGGGCCGGTTGTAGGGGAGGAGTTGATCCACTCTGTTTTTACTTCCCTTCAGATCATCATACACATGAAAGCTGATGATATCAGAGGCATCCAGCTGGAGGCGGACAAAGGGCATACTGCTCTCCCGGCTCCAGTCATCCGTCCACACTCCTGCCGTCAGGGGCTGATCGGGATGAGACTCTCTGGCCCATAGGAAGGTCAGAGACAGCAGGCGGTAGATGTACTGGTTTTTAAACTGAGGCTGCATCTTGTTATACCGGGGGATATTTCCATTGTCCGGTTCATTCATCAAGTCCCAAAATAAGACTCTTTCGTCCTGTGAGTAGTGACCCATGATGCCCTGAACATAGTCTTTAAGTGAGGAATACTCTTCGGGGTCCATCACAAACTGAAGACCTGGGGACTGAACCCAGATGGAGTTATGGATGCCCGGCAGTGGTTCGGGCTGTTTTCCGGTTTCCGGGTAGGGGTGCCACACCGAATCAAAGAGGACGAAGACTGTCTTTATATTCTGTTTTGCGGCGATGTCCAGGTAGAGGTTTATCCGGGAGATTAAAGCCAGTGAGTCTTCCTTCCATAAAATATAGGGAAGGAAGACGCGCATCGTATTCATCCCCAACTCGGAGGCCCATCCCAGCTCCCGTCTGATTGTGTCCGGGTCAAAGGTCTCGGCATTCCACATTTCCAGCATGTTTCCCGCGGTGGAGGGCAGAAAGTTGGCTCCGTTGATCCATCCTTTATCCTTATACCAGCGAAAAGCATCCTGTTCCGACCATTTCAATCCTTTGAGAGCCTCAAGGTCGGGGATCTCAAAACCGCCCCAGACCTGTCGGGAGGCCGAGGTCTGAATCAACGGGGCAGGGTCTTGATCTCTCTTAAGGGAATGGCAGGAAAAAAGGCCGATCAGAATCAATATCCCTGCAAAGCGATGTAAGGTTTTTATCTCAGGCCATCCAGAATTTTTTTGATTTTTTCCGGAGCCACCTTAAAACTGCGGTCAGGTCTCAAAAGTCCGTTGATCTCCTGCTGTACATCTGTGAGTTGGGTGTAGCAGAATCCAAAGAAATACCCGGTCTGCAGGATTGCCTCGGTGATGGACTTGAATCTGTCCAGGAACTCAGCCTCGTTTTTCACCTTGCCCTGATAGCCCCAGCCTTCCAGGCCGTCATCGAAAGCAATTCCACCGTATTCGGTGAGAATCACCGGCTGTCCTTCGTATTTATACCCCTGGGCGTAAATGAATCGCGAATCTGAATAGGTTTCCAGATACTTTTCTTTCCGGCTTGCTTTTTCCAGAAAGTCTTTCCCGTCGGCTGTATAGTCGTGTATGGCGCAGATGTCCGACTTTCCCTGTTCCCAACCGTCATTGCTGCTGACAATGCGGCTGGGGTCGAGTGACTTGGTCAGATGATACAGCATGTCGCAAAACTGCTGTTTCTGTTTGTCTACGATGATATTCCAGACACCCCAGGATTCATTGACTGGAACCCAGGCCACAATTGAAGGATGGTTATAAGACCTTTTTATGAAATCCTGCCACTCAGTAGCGATCAACTCAATTCCTTTCCTGGAAAAATGATAGTTACTGGGCATTTCACCCCATACAAGGAATCCCAGCCTGTCGGCCCAGTAGTAGTAACGGGGATCTTCCATCTTCTGATGCTTTCTGGCGCCGTTAAAACCCATGGCTTTGGCTTTCAGAATATCCTCTTTCAGGGCGTCATCCGAGGGAGCCG encodes:
- a CDS encoding cellulase family glycosylhydrolase: MILIGLFSCHSLKRDQDPAPLIQTSASRQVWGGFEIPDLEALKGLKWSEQDAFRWYKDKGWINGANFLPSTAGNMLEMWNAETFDPDTIRRELGWASELGMNTMRVFLPYILWKEDSLALISRINLYLDIAAKQNIKTVFVLFDSVWHPYPETGKQPEPLPGIHNSIWVQSPGLQFVMDPEEYSSLKDYVQGIMGHYSQDERVLFWDLMNEPDNGNIPRYNKMQPQFKNQYIYRLLSLTFLWARESHPDQPLTAGVWTDDWSRESSMPFVRLQLDASDIISFHVYDDLKGSKNRVDQLLPYNRPLICTEYMARTIGSTLIDIAPYFQKNHIGAIHWGLVSGRSQTIYPWDSWQNPFTEEPAVWFHDILRPDGTPFDLRESKLFQKLNQK